In Flagellatimonas centrodinii, a single window of DNA contains:
- the msbA gene encoding lipid A export permease/ATP-binding protein MsbA: MSAPDPNDLRPMAVYRRLLGYALPHWKVLVLAFIATGVFAAVDASFAALVKPLLDQAFVAQNPTYIRWLPFAIVGLFLLRGVSSFISAYGMAWVARRVVMEVRGGLYDHLLRLPVRFFDQVSPGQVIARLTYHVEQVADAVTGVLTTVLKDGLTVIALIGWMLWLNWQLTLFAFAVMPFIAVIITYVSRRFRLISGRIQQSVSDVTDTAEETVGGQRVIKLANAEPAERRRFQGVNNRNRQLSMKVVATQAGSAAVIQFIAAWAVAAIVYFATQPAMLEVMSPGTFASFMLAMLSLLQPIKSMGKINERLQRGIAAGTEIFAMMNEAPEPVGGDRPLSRARGEIRFDTVRFRYRSELEDALQGVSFTVMPGQTVAFVGRSGSGKSTLLSLLPRFYDPTDGTVLLDGHDTREYRLTDLRSQIALVDQQVRLFNASVADNIAYGLPQRPDRDAIEQAARAANAWEFIEKLPQGLDTVIGSDGQQLSGGQRQRIAIARALLKNAPILILDEATSALDTESERLVQGALARLVEGRTTLVIAHRLSTVQSADCIVVMQDGRIIETGGHEQLLARNGLYAALHQMQFEAHATDEAA, translated from the coding sequence ATGAGCGCGCCAGATCCCAACGACCTCCGACCGATGGCGGTCTACCGCCGTCTGCTGGGCTATGCCTTGCCCCATTGGAAGGTGTTGGTGCTGGCCTTCATCGCCACGGGCGTCTTCGCGGCCGTCGATGCCAGCTTTGCCGCGCTGGTGAAGCCGCTGCTGGATCAGGCGTTCGTCGCCCAGAACCCGACCTACATTCGCTGGCTGCCATTCGCCATCGTCGGCCTGTTCCTGTTGCGCGGGGTCTCGTCCTTCATTTCGGCCTATGGCATGGCCTGGGTGGCACGACGGGTGGTGATGGAGGTGCGCGGCGGGCTCTACGACCATCTGCTGCGACTGCCCGTGCGCTTTTTCGATCAGGTCTCACCGGGCCAGGTGATCGCCCGTCTCACCTACCACGTCGAACAGGTCGCCGATGCCGTGACCGGTGTGCTGACCACCGTGCTCAAGGATGGGCTCACCGTCATTGCCCTGATTGGCTGGATGCTGTGGCTGAACTGGCAACTGACCCTGTTCGCCTTTGCGGTCATGCCGTTCATTGCCGTCATCATCACCTATGTCAGCCGCCGCTTCCGGTTGATCAGTGGCCGCATCCAGCAGAGCGTCAGCGATGTCACCGATACCGCCGAGGAAACGGTAGGCGGGCAGCGTGTGATCAAGCTCGCCAACGCCGAGCCAGCCGAGCGCAGGCGGTTTCAGGGTGTCAACAACCGGAATCGCCAACTGTCGATGAAGGTGGTTGCAACCCAGGCGGGCAGTGCTGCGGTCATCCAGTTCATCGCGGCCTGGGCGGTGGCGGCCATCGTCTATTTCGCCACCCAACCGGCGATGCTGGAGGTCATGAGCCCCGGCACGTTCGCCTCGTTCATGCTGGCGATGCTGTCGCTGCTGCAGCCGATCAAGAGCATGGGCAAGATCAACGAGCGCCTGCAGCGGGGGATCGCCGCCGGCACCGAGATCTTCGCCATGATGAACGAAGCGCCCGAACCGGTGGGGGGTGACCGCCCGCTGTCGCGAGCGCGGGGCGAAATCCGCTTCGACACGGTGCGATTCCGCTACCGCAGCGAGCTTGAGGATGCCCTGCAGGGTGTCAGCTTCACGGTCATGCCGGGGCAGACGGTTGCCTTTGTCGGGCGATCCGGTAGTGGCAAATCGACCCTGTTGTCGCTACTGCCACGCTTCTACGACCCGACCGACGGGACGGTGCTGCTGGACGGCCACGATACCCGCGAGTACCGGCTCACCGACCTGCGCTCACAGATCGCCCTGGTCGATCAGCAAGTGCGATTGTTCAACGCCAGCGTCGCCGACAACATTGCCTACGGACTGCCGCAGCGACCCGATCGCGATGCAATCGAGCAGGCGGCTCGCGCTGCCAACGCCTGGGAGTTCATCGAGAAGTTGCCGCAGGGTTTGGATACCGTGATCGGGTCCGACGGGCAGCAGCTGTCCGGTGGCCAGCGCCAGCGCATTGCCATCGCCCGTGCGCTGCTGAAGAACGCGCCCATCCTGATTCTCGACGAAGCGACCTCGGCACTGGATACCGAGTCTGAACGTCTGGTCCAGGGTGCGCTGGCTCGGCTGGTCGAGGGGCGCACGACGCTGGTGATCGCTCATCGGTTGAGCACCGTGCAATCAGCCGACTGCATCGTGGTGATGCAGGATGGCCGTATCATCGAAACCGGGGGGCACGAGCAGCTCCTGGCCCGGAATGGCCTGTATGCGGCGCTCCATCAGATGCAGTTCGAGGCGCATGCCACTGACGAAGCGGCTTGA
- a CDS encoding histidine triad nucleotide-binding protein, translated as MAKTLFEKIIDKEIPATLVHEDEYCVAFRDINPGAPVHILLVPRKPIPRLCDAGADDQAVLGHLMLTASKIAAAEGHGEAYRLVVNNGAEAGQSVFHLHLHILAGRPLHWPPG; from the coding sequence ATGGCCAAGACCCTCTTCGAGAAGATCATCGACAAGGAGATTCCCGCCACGCTCGTTCACGAAGACGAGTATTGCGTGGCGTTTCGCGACATCAACCCGGGCGCGCCCGTTCACATCCTGCTGGTTCCGCGCAAGCCGATCCCCCGCTTGTGTGATGCCGGCGCCGATGACCAGGCAGTGTTGGGCCACCTGATGCTGACGGCCAGCAAGATTGCCGCTGCCGAAGGCCATGGCGAAGCCTATCGTCTGGTCGTCAACAACGGCGCCGAAGCGGGCCAGTCGGTCTTCCATCTGCACCTACACATCCTCGCCGGACGCCCGCTGCACTGGCCGCCAGGCTGA
- a CDS encoding PepSY-associated TM helix domain-containing protein: MTATADRPTRARSPRARWLKTLHQWHWISSALCLVGMLLFSITGITLNHAGQIEAQPQRVTIEASVPPSLRPMITGALPEGAALPPALRQWMAEALDLWLDTRPAEWSADEIYLNLPRPGGDAWLSIDRHSGAVLYERTDRGWIAYLNDLHKGRNTGPVWSWFIDLFAGATLVFCLSGLVLLQLHAGHRPLTWPITGLGLLIPALLALFLIH; encoded by the coding sequence ATGACGGCGACTGCCGACCGCCCCACCCGCGCCCGAAGTCCCCGCGCCCGCTGGCTCAAGACACTGCACCAATGGCATTGGATCAGCTCGGCGCTGTGCCTTGTCGGCATGCTGCTGTTCAGCATCACCGGGATCACCCTCAATCACGCCGGTCAGATCGAAGCCCAACCTCAACGCGTCACGATTGAGGCCAGCGTACCGCCGTCGTTGCGGCCGATGATCACCGGTGCCCTGCCCGAGGGCGCTGCCCTGCCGCCGGCGCTGCGCCAATGGATGGCCGAGGCGCTCGACTTGTGGCTGGACACCCGACCGGCCGAATGGTCCGCCGACGAAATCTATCTGAACCTACCGCGCCCCGGGGGGGACGCCTGGCTCAGCATCGACCGACATTCCGGCGCGGTGTTGTACGAGCGAACCGACCGTGGCTGGATCGCCTACCTCAACGATCTGCACAAGGGCCGCAATACCGGCCCCGTCTGGTCGTGGTTCATCGACCTGTTCGCCGGTGCCACGCTGGTGTTCTGTCTCAGCGGGCTTGTGTTGCTGCAGCTGCACGCTGGCCACCGTCCGCTCACCTGGCCGATCACCGGCCTCGGGCTCCTCATTCCGGCCCTGCTGGCGCTGTTCCTGATCCACTGA
- a CDS encoding DUF2271 domain-containing protein has protein sequence MRLILLFLTVVALPLHAAELALDIELPRLSVAEYHRPYVAIWLEPEDSRSATSLAVWYDLKMPNREGEKWLKDLRQWWRRDGRSLTMPADAISSATRAPGHHRLMLDGETPPFATLPAGPYVLQVEVAREVGGREVIRLPFEWPPNTPSEHRDAGSAELGTVVLRLTP, from the coding sequence ATGCGCCTGATACTGCTGTTTCTCACCGTCGTCGCCCTGCCCCTGCATGCCGCCGAACTGGCGCTCGACATCGAGCTCCCACGGCTGTCAGTCGCCGAGTACCACCGCCCGTATGTCGCGATCTGGCTCGAGCCCGAGGACAGCCGAAGTGCCACCTCCCTTGCCGTCTGGTACGACCTCAAGATGCCCAACCGCGAGGGCGAGAAATGGCTGAAGGACCTGCGGCAATGGTGGCGTCGCGATGGTCGCAGCCTGACGATGCCGGCCGATGCCATCAGCAGCGCCACCCGTGCCCCCGGCCATCACCGTCTGATGCTGGACGGCGAAACGCCGCCCTTCGCCACCCTCCCCGCAGGCCCATATGTGCTGCAGGTCGAGGTCGCGCGTGAAGTCGGCGGCCGCGAAGTCATCCGTCTGCCATTCGAATGGCCGCCGAACACCCCGAGCGAACACCGTGACGCTGGCAGTGCAGAGCTCGGCACTGTTGTCCTGCGCCTAACCCCCTGA
- a CDS encoding DUF4198 domain-containing protein has translation MRLRTLAICSLALTLPFTAPAHRAWILPGATVLSGEAPWVTFDAAVSNDIFHTDYHPLRAEGLSATGPGGEPVALQNVATGRFRTTFDLELSRPGTYKVFAASHGLSASWKDNGERRFWPPRGEPFSAEGFARNVPKQADQLAVTQFSRRNETFVTAGAPSDTALTPTGVGLELVPITHPNDLFAGESAQFRLLIDGEPAAGAEITVLPAGMRYRDNQNAITTTSGPEGRFDIRWPEAGRYFLEAEYEDDHAAAPASRRRGGYAATFEVLPGL, from the coding sequence ATGCGCCTGCGCACCCTCGCCATCTGCAGCCTCGCCCTCACCCTGCCCTTCACCGCTCCGGCCCACCGCGCCTGGATCCTGCCCGGTGCCACCGTGCTGTCGGGGGAGGCGCCGTGGGTCACCTTCGACGCGGCGGTGTCCAACGACATCTTCCATACCGACTATCACCCGCTGCGCGCGGAGGGTCTGAGCGCCACCGGCCCCGGCGGTGAGCCCGTGGCATTGCAGAATGTGGCCACTGGCCGCTTCCGCACGACATTCGATCTCGAGCTGTCGCGGCCGGGGACCTACAAGGTCTTCGCCGCCAGCCATGGCCTCAGTGCCAGCTGGAAGGACAACGGCGAGCGACGCTTCTGGCCGCCCCGTGGCGAGCCATTCAGTGCCGAAGGATTTGCACGCAACGTACCGAAGCAGGCGGACCAGTTGGCGGTCACACAGTTCTCGCGTCGCAACGAGACCTTCGTCACCGCCGGTGCGCCGAGCGACACCGCGCTGACCCCCACCGGCGTCGGATTGGAGCTGGTTCCGATCACGCATCCGAACGACCTGTTCGCAGGCGAGTCCGCCCAGTTCCGCCTGCTGATCGACGGCGAACCTGCGGCTGGTGCTGAGATCACCGTACTGCCCGCCGGCATGCGCTACCGCGACAACCAGAATGCCATCACCACAACGAGCGGCCCCGAAGGACGGTTCGACATCCGTTGGCCGGAGGCCGGTCGCTACTTCCTCGAAGCAGAGTATGAGGATGACCACGCAGCGGCCCCGGCCAGCCGCCGCCGCGGCGGCTATGCCGCCACCTTCGAGGTACTGCCGGGGCTATGA
- the nhaD gene encoding sodium:proton antiporter NhaD, with protein MRALLLSLLCLVPGLAAASEAAGVTHDFTAHWIGLTAVVIFVLAYTLVVMEEWLHLRKSIPVLMAAGLIWTLIGLGYAQLGDFHTAGETVRHSLLEFGELFLFLLVAMTYINTLEERGIFDALRGWLVSRGFSLRTLFWLTGLLAFFISPVADNMTTALVMASVAMAVGKGHPGFVVVACINIVVAANAGGAWSPFGDITTLMVWQKGVFPAHEFLALFLPSVVNWLVPAAIMSYSLPKATPEALQVRPEVLRGGYLVIFMFIGTIALTVSLHSFLHLPPALGMMGGLGLLKLYSYYLNQTGKAMQNSLIERGGLASSDSDAQPLNVFDQVARAEWDTLLFFYGIIMCVGGLGTLGYLALGSEVLYVDLGPTVANVLVGVVSAVIDNIPVMFAVLTMFPDMSDGQWLLVTLTAGVGGSLLSVGSAAGVAVMGQARGVYTFFAHLRWSWAIALGYAASIAVHFWVNKALFLLH; from the coding sequence ATGCGCGCGCTCCTACTTTCCCTGTTGTGCCTGGTCCCCGGTCTCGCTGCGGCGTCGGAGGCGGCAGGTGTGACGCACGATTTCACTGCGCACTGGATCGGCCTGACAGCGGTGGTCATCTTCGTGCTGGCCTACACCCTGGTGGTAATGGAGGAGTGGCTGCACCTGCGAAAATCCATCCCGGTGCTGATGGCCGCCGGATTGATCTGGACCCTGATCGGCTTGGGTTACGCACAGCTCGGTGACTTTCACACCGCCGGCGAAACCGTGCGTCATAGCCTGCTGGAATTCGGTGAGTTGTTCCTGTTTCTGCTGGTGGCGATGACCTATATCAATACGCTGGAAGAGCGTGGCATCTTCGATGCCTTGCGCGGCTGGCTGGTTTCGCGGGGCTTCTCCCTGCGGACCCTGTTCTGGTTGACCGGTTTGCTGGCCTTCTTCATCTCACCGGTGGCCGACAACATGACCACGGCATTGGTGATGGCATCGGTGGCGATGGCGGTCGGCAAGGGTCATCCCGGCTTCGTGGTCGTTGCCTGTATCAACATTGTTGTTGCCGCCAATGCCGGTGGCGCCTGGAGCCCATTCGGCGACATCACCACCTTGATGGTGTGGCAGAAGGGCGTGTTTCCGGCGCATGAGTTCCTTGCGCTGTTCCTGCCGTCAGTGGTCAACTGGCTGGTGCCGGCGGCGATCATGTCGTACTCACTGCCCAAGGCTACCCCGGAGGCCCTGCAGGTGCGCCCCGAGGTGCTTCGGGGGGGGTACCTGGTGATCTTCATGTTTATCGGCACCATCGCGCTGACGGTGAGCCTGCACAGCTTCCTGCACTTGCCGCCGGCGCTGGGGATGATGGGCGGGCTGGGCCTGCTCAAGCTTTACAGCTACTACCTCAACCAGACCGGCAAGGCGATGCAGAACAGCCTCATCGAACGGGGCGGCCTGGCAAGCAGCGATAGCGACGCTCAGCCGCTCAATGTGTTTGATCAGGTGGCGCGGGCCGAGTGGGATACCCTGCTGTTTTTCTACGGCATCATCATGTGTGTCGGGGGGCTTGGAACGCTGGGCTATCTGGCCCTGGGTTCCGAGGTGTTGTATGTCGATCTCGGGCCGACCGTGGCCAACGTGCTGGTGGGCGTGGTGTCGGCAGTCATCGACAATATTCCGGTGATGTTCGCGGTGCTCACCATGTTTCCCGACATGAGTGACGGCCAATGGCTGCTGGTGACCTTGACGGCTGGGGTCGGCGGATCATTGTTGTCGGTGGGGTCCGCCGCTGGCGTTGCGGTAATGGGGCAGGCCCGCGGTGTCTACACGTTCTTCGCCCACTTGCGCTGGTCCTGGGCCATTGCCCTCGGTTATGCAGCGTCCATTGCCGTTCACTTTTGGGTGAACAAGGCCTTGTTCCTGCTCCACTGA
- the uvrB gene encoding excinuclease ABC subunit UvrB, with product MSDSATKVVRLRSRRDEPFQIKADWAPAGDQPAAIRQLIEGLNDGLAHQTLLGVTGSGKTFTIANVIAAVQRPTLIMAPNKTLAGQLYGEFKEFFPNNAVEYFVSYYDYYQPEAYVPSSDTYIEKDSAVNEHIEQMRLSATKALMTRKDAIIVASVSAIYGLGDPDAYFQMVLHLIKGERMPQRELIKQLTAMQYTRNEVALDRGTYRVRGDVIDIHPAESDDEAVRVELFDDEVESLSFFDPLTGEVKRKVPRLTVFPKSHYVTPRERTLAMISDIREELQERIAHFRKVEKLIELQRIEQRTQFDLEMINEIGYCKGVENYSRYLSGRAPGQPPPTLFDYLPPDALVVLDESHVTVPQIGGMYRGDRNRKETLVEYGFRLPSALDNRPLKFEEFEAICPQTIHVSATPGPYELEHSVGAIAEQVVRPTGLVDPEIDVRPAGRQVDDVLGEIRLRAEREERVLVTVLTKRMAEDLTDYLGENGVRVRYLHSDVDTVERAEIVRDLRLGVFDVLVGINLLREGLDIPEVSLVAILDADKEGFLRSDRSLIQTIGRAARNLNGRAILYADRMTGSMQRAIDETNRRREKQVAFNLANGITPKGIQKRVQDVMRLGYEDTAVAMKAAEARARYDAIVPPELLARQIAKLEKEMKQAALNLEFEKAAKLRDEVRKLREQAIVHAA from the coding sequence ATGTCCGATTCCGCCACCAAAGTCGTCCGCCTGCGCAGCCGCCGGGACGAGCCATTCCAGATCAAGGCCGACTGGGCGCCCGCCGGTGACCAGCCGGCGGCCATCCGTCAGCTCATCGAGGGGCTCAATGACGGCCTGGCGCACCAAACGCTGCTGGGGGTCACCGGCTCGGGCAAGACCTTCACCATCGCCAACGTGATTGCCGCGGTGCAGCGACCGACGCTGATCATGGCGCCCAACAAGACCCTGGCTGGGCAGTTGTATGGCGAGTTCAAGGAGTTCTTCCCCAACAACGCCGTCGAGTACTTCGTCAGCTACTACGACTACTACCAGCCCGAGGCCTACGTGCCGTCGTCGGACACCTATATCGAGAAGGACTCGGCGGTCAACGAGCATATCGAGCAGATGCGCCTGTCGGCCACCAAGGCACTGATGACGCGCAAGGACGCCATCATCGTCGCCAGCGTCTCGGCCATTTACGGCCTGGGCGACCCGGATGCCTATTTCCAGATGGTGTTGCACCTGATCAAGGGCGAGCGGATGCCGCAGCGCGAGCTGATCAAGCAGCTCACCGCGATGCAGTACACCCGCAACGAGGTTGCGCTGGACCGCGGCACCTACCGGGTGCGCGGCGACGTGATCGACATCCACCCGGCCGAATCTGACGACGAGGCGGTTCGGGTAGAGCTGTTCGATGACGAGGTCGAGAGCCTGAGTTTTTTTGACCCGCTTACCGGCGAGGTCAAGCGCAAGGTGCCGCGGCTGACGGTCTTTCCCAAGTCGCACTACGTCACGCCGCGCGAGCGCACTTTGGCGATGATCAGCGATATCCGCGAGGAGTTGCAGGAGCGCATCGCCCATTTCCGCAAGGTCGAGAAGCTCATCGAGCTTCAGCGCATCGAGCAGCGCACCCAGTTTGACCTGGAGATGATCAACGAGATCGGGTACTGCAAGGGGGTGGAGAACTACTCTCGCTACCTGTCGGGCCGGGCACCGGGGCAGCCGCCGCCGACGCTCTTCGACTACCTGCCGCCGGATGCACTGGTGGTGCTGGACGAAAGCCATGTCACGGTGCCGCAGATCGGCGGCATGTACCGCGGCGACCGCAATCGCAAGGAAACTCTGGTGGAATACGGGTTCCGCCTGCCGTCGGCGCTGGACAACCGCCCCCTCAAGTTCGAGGAATTCGAGGCGATCTGCCCGCAGACCATTCATGTGTCGGCCACCCCTGGCCCCTACGAGCTTGAGCATTCGGTGGGGGCGATTGCCGAGCAGGTGGTGCGCCCCACCGGGCTGGTCGACCCCGAGATCGATGTCCGCCCGGCGGGCCGGCAGGTCGATGACGTGCTCGGCGAGATCCGCCTCCGTGCCGAGCGCGAGGAGCGGGTGCTGGTCACCGTGCTGACCAAGCGCATGGCGGAGGATCTCACCGACTATCTCGGCGAGAACGGCGTGCGGGTGCGTTATTTGCACTCCGATGTCGATACCGTCGAGCGGGCCGAGATCGTCCGCGACCTGCGGTTGGGCGTGTTCGACGTGCTGGTCGGCATCAACCTGCTGCGGGAGGGGTTGGACATTCCCGAGGTGTCACTGGTGGCGATCCTCGATGCCGACAAGGAAGGCTTCCTGCGCTCCGACCGCTCATTGATCCAGACCATCGGCCGCGCCGCCCGCAACCTCAATGGCCGCGCCATTCTCTACGCCGACCGTATGACCGGCTCGATGCAGCGGGCCATTGACGAAACCAACCGCCGGCGCGAGAAGCAGGTGGCCTTCAACCTGGCCAACGGCATCACGCCCAAGGGTATTCAGAAACGGGTGCAGGACGTGATGCGCCTGGGCTATGAAGACACGGCTGTGGCAATGAAGGCGGCGGAGGCCCGCGCCCGGTACGATGCCATCGTCCCGCCGGAGCTGTTGGCCAGGCAGATTGCCAAGCTGGAGAAGGAGATGAAGCAGGCGGCCTTGAATCTCGAGTTCGAGAAGGCCGCCAAACTGCGCGACGAGGTTCGCAAACTGCGCGAGCAGGCGATCGTCCACGCCGCCTGA
- a CDS encoding pyridoxal phosphate-dependent aminotransferase, whose translation MEFTLAQRVTRIKPSPTLAVTAKAGELKAQGKDVLSLGAGEPDFDTPQHIKDAAHQAIRDGKTKYTPVGGTPAMKQAIIDKMARDNGLTYTPKQVLASCGGKQSCYNLCQALLNDGDEVLIPAPYWVSYPDMVLLADGTPVTMPTTAATRFKITPEQLEAAITPRTRMLWLNSPSNPSGMAYSKAELTALGEVLLRHPQVVIASDDMYEKILWTGQPYSNIINACPALYDRTVIIHAVSKTYSMTGWRLGWACGPQQLITAMADIQSQSTSNPTSISQAAAVAALNGDQGCVDEMVTAFKRRHDALVADLNTVPGVTCPSGDGTFYVFPNVEGLMAKLGCKTDLELSDRLLDEALVAVVPGSAFGSPGHLRLSFATSDAVLKGSVERLRKIAG comes from the coding sequence ATGGAATTCACCCTCGCGCAGCGCGTCACCCGCATCAAGCCCTCCCCCACCCTGGCGGTGACCGCCAAGGCCGGCGAACTCAAGGCTCAGGGCAAGGACGTGCTCAGTCTCGGCGCCGGCGAACCCGACTTCGACACTCCCCAGCACATCAAGGACGCCGCCCACCAGGCGATCCGCGACGGCAAGACCAAATACACCCCGGTGGGCGGCACGCCCGCGATGAAGCAGGCCATCATCGACAAGATGGCGCGTGACAACGGGTTGACCTACACGCCCAAGCAGGTGCTGGCGTCCTGCGGCGGCAAGCAGAGCTGCTACAACCTCTGCCAGGCGCTGCTCAACGACGGTGACGAGGTGCTGATCCCGGCGCCCTACTGGGTGAGCTACCCGGATATGGTGCTGCTCGCTGACGGCACCCCGGTGACCATGCCCACCACCGCCGCCACCCGCTTCAAGATCACCCCCGAGCAGCTGGAAGCCGCGATCACCCCGCGCACCCGCATGCTGTGGCTGAACTCCCCCTCCAATCCGTCCGGCATGGCCTACAGCAAGGCCGAGCTGACGGCGCTGGGCGAAGTGCTGCTGCGCCACCCCCAGGTGGTCATCGCCTCGGACGACATGTACGAGAAGATCCTCTGGACCGGCCAGCCGTACAGCAACATCATCAACGCCTGTCCCGCGCTGTACGACCGCACCGTCATCATCCACGCGGTCTCGAAGACCTATTCGATGACCGGCTGGCGCCTCGGCTGGGCCTGCGGCCCGCAGCAGCTGATCACCGCCATGGCCGACATCCAGAGCCAGTCCACCTCCAACCCCACCTCCATCTCACAGGCGGCCGCAGTGGCCGCGCTCAACGGCGACCAGGGCTGTGTCGACGAGATGGTGACCGCCTTCAAGCGCCGCCACGATGCGCTGGTGGCCGACCTCAACACCGTGCCCGGTGTCACCTGCCCCTCGGGCGACGGCACCTTCTACGTCTTCCCCAACGTCGAAGGCCTGATGGCCAAGCTCGGCTGCAAGACTGACCTGGAGCTGTCCGATCGCCTGCTCGACGAGGCGCTGGTGGCGGTGGTACCGGGTTCGGCCTTCGGTTCGCCGGGCCACCTGCGCCTGTCGTTCGCCACCAGCGACGCCGTGCTCAAGGGCAGCGTCGAGCGCCTGCGCAAGATTGCCGGGTAG
- the pyrC gene encoding dihydroorotase produces MSVENNAPERLTLRKPDDWHVHLRDSSILPFTVGHTARQFGRAIVMPNLKPPVTTTAQALEYRDRILRAVPQGHHFDPLMTLYLTERTPPSEIERAKSSGKVHGVKWYPAGATTNAEHGVQDIRRCDRTIEAMEANDIPLLIHGEVTDPTVDVFDREHVFIEQELSPLLKRHPRLRVVLEHISTRQAVEFVTQAPARVAATITAHHLLLNRNALFTGGLRPHHYCLPVLKREEHRRALVAAATSGNPKFFLGTDSAPHLRRDKESACGCAGIYSAHAAIELYAEVFEAAGALDRLEGFASSYGADFYQLPRSSELLTLERRSWTVPSLLETQQGALLPLRAGEPMPWSLVTADTTA; encoded by the coding sequence ATGTCTGTTGAAAACAACGCGCCAGAACGTCTAACCCTCCGGAAACCGGACGACTGGCATGTGCACCTGCGTGATTCGTCGATCCTGCCCTTCACCGTCGGCCACACGGCGCGCCAGTTCGGCCGTGCCATCGTCATGCCCAACCTCAAGCCGCCGGTCACCACGACAGCTCAGGCCCTTGAATATCGAGATCGCATCCTGCGGGCGGTCCCACAGGGCCATCACTTCGATCCGTTGATGACGCTGTATTTGACCGAGCGTACACCGCCATCGGAAATCGAACGCGCCAAGAGCAGCGGCAAGGTTCACGGCGTCAAATGGTACCCGGCGGGCGCCACGACCAACGCCGAGCACGGGGTTCAGGACATCCGCCGCTGCGATCGCACCATCGAGGCGATGGAGGCCAATGACATCCCGCTGCTGATCCACGGCGAAGTCACCGATCCCACGGTTGATGTCTTCGATCGCGAGCACGTCTTCATCGAGCAGGAGTTGTCGCCACTGCTGAAGCGGCATCCGCGCCTTCGAGTGGTCCTTGAGCACATCAGTACCCGCCAGGCGGTGGAGTTCGTCACCCAGGCCCCCGCACGTGTCGCAGCGACCATCACGGCGCACCATCTGCTGCTGAACCGCAATGCCCTGTTCACCGGCGGGCTTCGGCCTCACCACTACTGTCTGCCCGTGCTCAAGCGCGAGGAGCACCGACGCGCTCTGGTCGCGGCCGCCACCAGTGGAAACCCGAAGTTCTTTCTCGGCACTGACAGCGCGCCGCACCTGCGTCGCGACAAAGAGTCGGCTTGCGGTTGTGCAGGGATCTACAGTGCGCATGCTGCGATTGAGCTCTACGCCGAGGTGTTCGAGGCTGCTGGCGCGCTGGATCGACTTGAAGGATTTGCCAGCTCTTACGGTGCCGATTTTTATCAGCTGCCCCGAAGCAGCGAGTTGCTGACACTGGAGCGTCGCTCGTGGACCGTGCCGTCTCTGCTCGAGACCCAACAGGGTGCACTGCTGCCCCTTCGCGCAGGCGAGCCTATGCCGTGGTCGCTGGTCACGGCGGACACAACCGCGTAG